A window of Synechococcus sp. MEDNS5 contains these coding sequences:
- a CDS encoding adenylosuccinate synthase, translated as MANVVVIGAQWGDEGKGKITDLLSRSADVVVRYQGGVNAGHTIVVDGQVLKLHLIPSGILYPDTICLIGSGTVVDPRVMLGELDMLIKNDIDISGLQLASTAHVTMPYHRLLDQAMERQRGDRRIGTTGRGIGPTYADKSQRSGIRVIDLLDEQRLRDRLEGPLQEKNQLLQTIYGMDPLNAEEVIAEYLDYGQRLAPHVVDCSRAIHGAARNRKNILFEGAQGTLLDLDHGTYPYVTSSNPVSGGACIGAGVGPTLIDRVIGVAKAYTTRVGEGPFPTELDGSLNDHLCDRGGEFGTTTGRRRRCGWFDGVIGRYAVEVNGLDCLAVTKLDVLDEIDALQVCVAYELDGERIDHFPSCSEAFARCKPIYETLPGWQCSTADCRHLDDLPEKAMAYLRFLADLMEVPIAIVSLGASRDQTIVVEDPIHGPKRALLSA; from the coding sequence TTGGCCAACGTTGTCGTCATCGGTGCTCAGTGGGGTGACGAGGGAAAAGGAAAGATCACCGACCTTCTGAGTCGTTCCGCGGATGTAGTGGTGCGTTATCAGGGCGGCGTCAACGCCGGGCACACCATCGTTGTTGATGGTCAGGTCCTGAAGCTCCACCTGATTCCCTCCGGGATCCTCTATCCAGACACGATCTGTCTGATCGGATCGGGAACCGTTGTGGATCCGCGGGTGATGCTCGGTGAGCTCGACATGCTCATCAAAAACGACATCGACATCTCAGGCCTGCAGCTGGCATCGACAGCCCACGTCACGATGCCGTATCACCGTCTGCTGGATCAGGCGATGGAACGCCAACGGGGCGACCGCAGAATCGGGACCACCGGTAGGGGCATCGGTCCGACCTATGCGGATAAGTCGCAGAGAAGCGGCATCCGGGTCATCGATCTGCTCGATGAACAACGGCTGAGGGATCGCCTCGAAGGACCGCTGCAGGAGAAGAATCAGCTCCTGCAAACCATCTATGGCATGGATCCCCTCAACGCCGAAGAGGTGATCGCCGAGTATCTGGACTACGGCCAGCGTTTGGCACCCCATGTTGTGGATTGCTCCCGGGCCATCCACGGAGCTGCCCGCAACAGGAAAAACATCCTTTTCGAAGGTGCTCAGGGAACACTCCTCGATCTGGATCACGGCACCTATCCCTACGTCACCTCCTCCAACCCAGTGTCCGGAGGAGCCTGCATCGGTGCAGGTGTTGGACCAACGCTGATCGATCGCGTGATCGGCGTCGCCAAGGCTTACACCACCCGGGTGGGAGAAGGACCCTTCCCCACCGAACTCGACGGCAGCCTCAACGATCACCTCTGCGACCGCGGTGGTGAATTTGGCACCACCACTGGGCGGCGTCGCCGCTGTGGCTGGTTTGATGGCGTCATCGGACGCTATGCCGTCGAAGTCAACGGTCTCGATTGCCTTGCGGTCACCAAACTGGACGTGCTCGATGAGATCGATGCCCTCCAGGTCTGCGTGGCCTACGAACTCGATGGCGAACGCATCGATCACTTCCCAAGTTGTTCTGAGGCATTCGCCCGCTGCAAGCCGATCTACGAAACGCTGCCGGGGTGGCAATGTTCCACCGCGGACTGTCGCCACCTGGACGATCTGCCTGAGAAAGCCATGGCCTATCTGCGCTTCCTCGCCGACCTGATGGAAGTTCCCATCGCCATCGTGTCCCTCGGTGCCAGCCGCGATCAGACCATCGTGGTGGAAGATCCGATTCACGGACCGAAACGGGCCCTGTTGAGCGCCTGA
- the psb27 gene encoding photosystem II protein Psb27, with amino-acid sequence MHAALTRLGRHLTSLTLSLCLGLSLLLTACGDSTTSLLSGDYVEDTVAVVHMLQNTLALPSDAEGLQNSEHEAHDLINDYMSRYRPRPQVNGLSSFTTMQTALNSLQGHYNTYTNRPVPDALKTRVEKELTKAEKAALRGT; translated from the coding sequence ATGCACGCCGCGCTGACCCGCCTGGGCCGACATCTCACGAGCCTCACCCTGTCGCTCTGCCTCGGACTCTCTCTTCTGCTCACCGCCTGTGGTGACAGCACCACCTCGTTGCTTTCCGGGGATTACGTCGAAGACACCGTGGCTGTGGTCCACATGCTTCAGAACACCCTGGCGCTGCCTTCCGACGCAGAGGGGCTGCAGAACTCCGAGCATGAAGCCCACGACCTCATTAATGACTACATGTCCCGGTACCGTCCCAGGCCTCAGGTGAACGGATTGAGCTCATTCACAACGATGCAGACAGCGCTCAATTCACTGCAGGGTCACTACAACACTTACACCAATCGTCCTGTGCCGGATGCTCTGAAAACGCGCGTTGAGAAAGAGCTCACCAAGGCGGAAAAAGCGGCTCTTCGCGGAACCTGA
- a CDS encoding proline--tRNA ligase — protein sequence MRVSRLMLVTLRDVPADAEIPSHQLLVRGGYIRRIGSGIYAYLPMMWRVLRKINAIVRDELNSLGALETLLPQLQPADLWERSGRWQGYTAGEGIMFHLEDRQNRQLGLGPTHEEVITELAGDLLRSYRQLPVTLYQIQTKFRDEIRPRFGLMRGREFIMKDAYSFHANQDDLEGTYQAMAAAYSRIFKRCGLEAVAVDADSGAIGGAASQEYMVTAEAGEDLILTSSDGLYAANQEKATSLPSVAQPLEAGAERMIETPDQASIEQLCAANGLDPTQTVKVLVLLARLDDGREQPTLVSLRGDQVLNDVKLANAVSRSLDATVLEISPISENQLRQQGLSELPFGSIGPDLSDTALKGCRSWQSHFLRLADATAVDLPRFVCGANSRDQHHWGRTWEAIPEQIRADLRTAHAGERCVHDPAQTLSECRGIEVGHIFQLGRKYSEALDARFTNSEGRQEALLMGCYGIGISRLAQAAVEQHHDDAGICWPVGIAPFQVIVVIAKIQDATQVALGEGLYQSFLDAGIDALLDDRDERAGVKFKDADLIGIPWRIVVGRDAGDGKVEVVERSARSSTSMNHQEAFRQVQDSILTPLQPGI from the coding sequence ATGCGCGTCTCCCGCCTGATGCTGGTGACGCTGAGGGACGTCCCTGCTGACGCAGAAATCCCCTCCCATCAATTACTTGTGCGAGGGGGATACATCCGTCGAATCGGCTCAGGCATCTATGCCTATTTGCCGATGATGTGGAGGGTGCTTCGCAAGATCAATGCGATCGTGCGCGACGAGCTGAACAGTCTTGGGGCTCTCGAGACTCTTCTCCCCCAGCTCCAGCCTGCTGATCTCTGGGAAAGAAGCGGCCGCTGGCAGGGCTACACCGCTGGGGAGGGAATCATGTTTCACCTTGAGGATCGACAGAACCGTCAACTGGGCCTCGGCCCGACCCATGAAGAGGTCATCACCGAACTGGCAGGGGACCTGCTCCGCTCCTACAGGCAACTGCCGGTCACGCTTTATCAGATCCAGACCAAATTCAGGGATGAGATCCGTCCTCGCTTCGGCTTGATGCGCGGGAGGGAATTCATCATGAAAGATGCCTATTCGTTCCACGCCAACCAGGACGACCTCGAAGGCACCTATCAGGCGATGGCTGCGGCCTATTCGCGGATCTTCAAGAGGTGTGGACTCGAGGCCGTGGCCGTAGACGCCGACAGCGGCGCCATCGGCGGCGCCGCATCCCAGGAATACATGGTGACCGCCGAAGCTGGCGAGGATCTGATTCTCACCAGCAGCGATGGCCTGTACGCGGCGAATCAGGAGAAAGCAACGTCGTTGCCCTCCGTGGCCCAACCGCTCGAGGCCGGTGCAGAGCGAATGATCGAGACACCTGATCAGGCCTCAATCGAACAGCTTTGTGCAGCTAATGGTTTGGACCCTACCCAGACCGTGAAAGTGCTCGTACTGCTCGCCCGCCTCGACGACGGACGGGAGCAGCCGACCCTGGTCAGCCTGCGGGGAGATCAGGTTCTCAATGATGTGAAGCTGGCGAATGCGGTCAGTCGATCGCTTGATGCCACGGTTCTTGAGATCAGTCCCATCTCCGAAAATCAGCTTCGCCAGCAGGGGCTATCAGAGCTTCCTTTTGGATCCATTGGCCCCGATCTCAGCGACACGGCCCTGAAAGGATGCCGCTCCTGGCAGAGCCATTTTCTGCGACTAGCCGATGCAACGGCAGTCGATTTGCCGCGATTCGTCTGTGGAGCCAATAGCAGGGATCAACACCACTGGGGCCGCACCTGGGAGGCGATACCGGAGCAGATCAGAGCAGACCTGAGGACAGCGCATGCCGGAGAGCGGTGTGTTCACGATCCTGCCCAGACCCTTTCGGAATGCCGGGGGATTGAAGTGGGGCATATCTTTCAACTCGGGAGAAAATATTCAGAAGCCCTTGATGCTCGGTTCACCAACAGTGAGGGCCGGCAGGAGGCGCTGCTGATGGGTTGCTACGGCATCGGCATCTCCAGGCTTGCCCAGGCTGCTGTGGAACAACACCACGACGATGCGGGCATTTGCTGGCCTGTGGGTATTGCCCCATTTCAAGTGATCGTGGTCATTGCCAAGATCCAGGATGCAACCCAGGTCGCCCTGGGAGAAGGTCTGTATCAGTCGTTCTTAGACGCCGGAATCGATGCCTTGCTGGATGATCGTGATGAGCGGGCCGGCGTGAAATTCAAAGATGCTGACCTCATCGGCATTCCCTGGAGAATCGTGGTGGGCAGGGATGCTGGAGATGGGAAGGTTGAGGTGGTTGAGCGGTCTGCACGCAGTTCCACATCGATGAACCATCAAGAGGCCTTCCGACAGGTGCAGGATTCGATCCTCACCCCCCTGCAACCCGGGATCTGA
- a CDS encoding dihydroorotase: MDASMLLDPVQVLGGPGQAVEKQSAVLIRNRRLEAFGDEARRMGRSEALEPQDAGHQLLAPCLVDCHSELPEPFHGRGETLVSLLRTAGSAGFGQLALLPGTLHGPREHPDQLQGFQRNDCDVNVHLWGGFSSGSSGVELTAHADLLEAGAIGLSDGRSMPPIALLDRALTLGDMNAAPVLIPALDLALRGEGLLREGVNALRAGWPSDPVSSETLPLSQLGQLQQCHPDRRLVLMALSTADAVELLQQMPLRPKATVNWWHVVADSCKSSATASTWFVDPSLGSRSDRKALIRGLAENLIQAVAVQATPLDDEECLLPPDQRSRGVSGHHLVLPTLWHTLVVEEGWSPEQLWQVVSFGPSNLLGLREECLAVGSNRWLLFDPELPWTPLRSDPMGPCTANVPLQGKALRGQVTHCGLRTPANRAY, encoded by the coding sequence ATGGATGCATCAATGCTGCTGGATCCGGTCCAGGTCCTGGGCGGACCGGGTCAGGCTGTCGAGAAACAATCGGCCGTTCTGATCAGGAACCGGCGCCTTGAAGCCTTTGGGGACGAAGCCCGCCGAATGGGCCGATCCGAGGCACTGGAACCACAAGACGCCGGCCATCAGCTTCTGGCTCCTTGCCTGGTGGATTGTCACTCTGAACTCCCAGAGCCGTTCCACGGCAGGGGAGAAACCTTGGTGAGTTTGCTGCGAACTGCTGGATCGGCCGGCTTCGGCCAGCTCGCCCTGCTCCCTGGAACATTGCATGGTCCACGGGAGCATCCAGATCAGCTGCAGGGATTTCAGCGGAACGACTGCGATGTCAACGTTCACCTCTGGGGAGGTTTCAGCAGCGGGAGCTCCGGGGTGGAGTTAACGGCCCATGCCGATCTGCTGGAAGCAGGAGCCATCGGCCTCAGTGACGGCAGATCCATGCCACCGATTGCTCTTCTGGATCGCGCCCTGACGCTTGGAGACATGAACGCAGCGCCGGTGCTGATCCCAGCACTGGATTTAGCGCTGCGGGGAGAGGGGCTCCTGCGGGAGGGAGTGAACGCCTTGAGGGCCGGATGGCCTTCGGACCCAGTGAGCAGTGAGACATTGCCCCTCAGCCAGCTTGGGCAACTCCAGCAGTGTCACCCAGACCGCCGGCTGGTCCTGATGGCACTCTCCACCGCCGACGCTGTAGAGCTGCTGCAACAGATGCCATTACGCCCGAAAGCCACCGTGAACTGGTGGCATGTGGTGGCTGATTCCTGTAAGAGCAGCGCCACCGCATCCACATGGTTTGTGGACCCATCCCTGGGGTCACGATCGGATCGCAAGGCTTTGATCAGGGGACTGGCGGAAAACCTGATTCAGGCCGTCGCCGTTCAGGCCACGCCACTAGACGACGAGGAATGCCTCTTGCCGCCCGATCAGCGATCTCGAGGGGTCTCCGGACATCACTTGGTCCTGCCGACCCTTTGGCATACCCTGGTGGTGGAAGAAGGTTGGTCCCCTGAGCAGCTTTGGCAGGTCGTCAGCTTCGGGCCATCCAACTTGCTGGGGTTAAGGGAAGAATGCCTGGCAGTGGGCAGCAACCGCTGGCTGCTATTTGATCCAGAGCTCCCTTGGACGCCCTTACGTTCCGACCCGATGGGTCCCTGCACCGCCAATGTGCCTCTCCAGGGCAAGGCGCTGCGGGGCCAGGTGACGCATTGCGGGCTTAGGACCCCAGCGAACCGAGCCTATTGA
- a CDS encoding single-stranded DNA-binding protein: MNHCVLEVDVLQAPTLRYTQDNQTPIAEMDVGFDALRPDDPRGQLKVVGWGNLAQDLQNRVQVGQRLVIEGRLRMNTVPRQDGTKEKRAEFTLSRLHAVGATPSGMQAAPSAPQAQQASQPVTPRQAASQPPAAEPAAQWNSAPLVPDTDDIPF; this comes from the coding sequence ATGAATCACTGCGTTCTGGAAGTGGATGTGCTCCAGGCTCCCACCCTCCGTTACACCCAGGACAATCAAACTCCGATCGCCGAAATGGACGTGGGCTTCGATGCTCTTCGACCGGATGATCCCCGCGGGCAACTGAAAGTTGTGGGGTGGGGCAACCTTGCCCAAGACCTCCAGAACCGCGTGCAGGTGGGGCAACGGCTGGTGATCGAGGGCCGTCTCCGGATGAACACTGTTCCCCGGCAAGACGGCACCAAAGAGAAAAGGGCCGAATTCACCTTGTCACGCCTGCATGCAGTTGGCGCAACACCGTCTGGAATGCAGGCAGCACCATCCGCACCGCAGGCCCAGCAAGCCTCTCAACCGGTCACGCCCCGGCAAGCAGCCTCCCAGCCTCCTGCTGCAGAACCTGCTGCTCAGTGGAACAGCGCTCCACTGGTGCCTGATACCGACGACATTCCCTTCTGA
- a CDS encoding inorganic diphosphatase: MDLRALSPSPSPGLVNLLVEIPAGSRNKYEYFEDCGVMALDRVLHSSVRYPFDYGFIPNTLADDGSPLDAMVIMEEPTFAGCLIQARPIGVLDMHDMGHYDGKILCVPVADPRQAKIHSIHQIAPNQLEDVAEFFRTYKNMEGRVTEIGGWRDSEAVQPLLQACIKAAER; this comes from the coding sequence ATGGATCTCAGGGCTCTTTCCCCATCTCCTTCTCCAGGACTGGTCAATCTGTTGGTGGAGATTCCAGCAGGAAGTCGCAATAAGTACGAATATTTTGAAGACTGTGGAGTGATGGCTCTTGATCGGGTGCTCCACTCGTCAGTGCGTTATCCCTTCGACTACGGATTCATCCCAAACACCTTGGCAGACGATGGATCTCCCCTCGATGCCATGGTGATTATGGAAGAACCCACATTTGCGGGATGTCTGATTCAGGCCCGACCGATTGGGGTTCTGGACATGCACGACATGGGGCATTACGACGGAAAAATCCTGTGTGTGCCGGTGGCTGATCCCCGCCAAGCGAAGATCCACAGCATTCATCAAATTGCCCCCAATCAGCTGGAGGACGTGGCTGAGTTCTTCCGCACGTACAAAAACATGGAAGGACGGGTCACGGAAATCGGTGGTTGGAGGGATTCGGAGGCTGTGCAGCCCTTGCTTCAGGCCTGCATCAAGGCAGCAGAGCGCTGA
- a CDS encoding adenosine kinase encodes MSTSRFANSSTTFDVVGIGNAIVDVLVQTDDAFLEQQGLQKGGMALIDEQQAEALYSASGPGLETSGGSVANTMVGIAQLGGQVGFIGRVRDDQLGSIFSHDIRAVGARFDTPAATSGSTTARCLIYVTPDAERTMCTFLGASTQLEPDDLDLSMVKQTKVLYLEGYLWDSPAAKRAFIAAAEACKGEGGQVALSLSDGFCVDRHRDSFLDLVNGHVDVLFANESELTSLYSTDDFDSALAQVKGCCSVAALTRSERGSVVLSGDQRWDIPSYALGDLIDTTGAGDLYAGGFLHGYTQGLALEACGQIGSICAGQVVTQLGPRSQVSLKDLVAQHLS; translated from the coding sequence ATGAGCACATCACGATTCGCCAACTCCTCCACCACGTTTGACGTGGTGGGGATCGGCAACGCCATCGTTGATGTGCTCGTACAGACCGATGACGCGTTTCTCGAGCAACAGGGCCTTCAAAAAGGCGGCATGGCCCTGATCGATGAGCAGCAGGCAGAAGCGCTCTACAGCGCCAGCGGTCCAGGATTGGAGACCTCCGGTGGCTCGGTGGCCAACACGATGGTGGGCATTGCCCAACTCGGCGGCCAAGTCGGATTCATCGGACGGGTGCGGGATGACCAACTCGGATCGATCTTCAGCCACGACATCCGCGCCGTGGGAGCCCGATTTGACACACCAGCCGCCACCAGCGGCTCCACCACCGCACGCTGCTTGATCTACGTCACCCCAGATGCCGAACGCACCATGTGTACGTTTCTGGGTGCATCCACGCAGCTCGAGCCGGATGACCTGGATCTGTCGATGGTGAAGCAAACAAAAGTGCTTTACCTCGAGGGATACCTCTGGGATAGTCCGGCTGCGAAGCGAGCCTTCATCGCTGCAGCGGAAGCCTGCAAAGGAGAAGGCGGCCAGGTCGCACTCTCCCTGTCCGATGGCTTCTGCGTCGACCGACACCGCGACAGCTTCCTCGACCTGGTGAACGGCCATGTGGATGTGCTGTTCGCCAATGAGAGTGAACTCACATCGCTGTACAGCACGGATGATTTCGACTCCGCACTCGCGCAGGTCAAAGGCTGCTGCAGTGTGGCCGCACTCACCCGCAGCGAGCGGGGGTCTGTGGTGCTCAGTGGTGACCAGCGCTGGGACATTCCTTCCTATGCACTGGGAGATCTGATCGACACCACAGGCGCTGGCGACCTCTACGCCGGCGGCTTTCTGCATGGGTACACCCAGGGACTTGCGTTGGAGGCCTGTGGACAGATCGGTTCCATCTGTGCTGGACAGGTGGTGACCCAGCTCGGGCCGCGTTCCCAGGTGTCGCTCAAGGACTTGGTTGCCCAGCACCTGAGCTAA
- a CDS encoding precorrin-6A/cobalt-precorrin-6A reductase, whose amino-acid sequence MSAILMHRRTNRQIHVLVFAGTGEGPALVAALAQAGWGVSVSVVTESAAHAYRFADLRDLHVGSFPSFEDLRAHCLTHAVDAVVDATHPFALTISAQLQQVCMAQSLFLVRFERPGWTGDRASLLSGVHALAHQPLQGHRVLLALGARHLAAATQAGRAAGAIVKARVLPTPAAIRLAGAAGLSGEDLAVLRPLSGIRPGAVEAALCRRWAITDVLCRQSGGAADALWSALAESVGFHLWKLKRPSPPETVPVVQSTQELLTSLDGLSV is encoded by the coding sequence GTGAGCGCCATCCTGATGCACCGACGTACGAATCGCCAGATCCACGTTCTTGTGTTCGCAGGCACCGGCGAGGGCCCTGCGCTGGTTGCGGCCCTCGCGCAAGCAGGCTGGGGCGTCAGCGTCAGCGTTGTCACGGAATCCGCGGCCCACGCGTACCGATTCGCAGACCTTAGGGATCTGCATGTGGGTTCGTTCCCTTCATTCGAGGATCTCCGCGCCCATTGCCTGACCCACGCTGTTGATGCGGTGGTGGATGCGACCCATCCCTTCGCGCTCACGATCAGCGCTCAGCTGCAGCAGGTGTGCATGGCCCAGTCTTTGTTCCTCGTGCGATTTGAACGTCCGGGATGGACCGGAGACCGGGCGTCCCTGCTCAGCGGGGTGCATGCACTCGCCCATCAGCCCCTGCAGGGTCACAGGGTGCTGCTGGCTTTGGGCGCCAGACATCTGGCGGCGGCCACGCAGGCCGGCCGGGCTGCTGGTGCAATCGTGAAAGCTCGGGTTTTGCCGACGCCTGCGGCGATCCGGCTCGCGGGAGCCGCGGGTCTCTCCGGAGAGGATCTGGCGGTGCTGCGACCCCTGAGCGGAATTCGCCCAGGGGCTGTTGAGGCCGCTCTCTGCCGCCGCTGGGCCATTACCGACGTGCTCTGCAGGCAGTCAGGAGGTGCGGCTGATGCGCTGTGGAGCGCTCTCGCCGAGTCGGTCGGATTTCATTTGTGGAAATTGAAGCGGCCTTCCCCCCCAGAGACTGTCCCTGTCGTTCAGAGCACGCAAGAGCTCCTCACGTCTTTGGATGGCTTGTCGGTTTAG
- a CDS encoding arsenate reductase family protein, with amino-acid sequence MALLKVYSYSRCSTCRKALAWLDSHGIDADVVDITVVPPDRKTLMDALQQFGQVKPLFNTSGQSYRALGAAVVKAMTDDEAIDALAADGKLIKRPFVCTADAFLVGFKPEVWAEAFLS; translated from the coding sequence ATGGCGCTTCTGAAGGTTTACAGCTACTCACGCTGTTCAACATGCAGAAAAGCTTTGGCATGGCTTGACTCCCACGGAATCGATGCTGATGTCGTCGACATCACCGTCGTGCCTCCTGACCGAAAGACCCTTATGGACGCTCTCCAGCAGTTCGGGCAGGTGAAGCCTTTGTTCAATACGAGCGGTCAGAGCTACAGGGCCCTGGGCGCCGCTGTCGTGAAAGCCATGACAGACGACGAAGCCATCGACGCACTTGCTGCGGATGGAAAGCTGATCAAGCGCCCCTTCGTGTGTACTGCTGATGCCTTCCTTGTTGGATTCAAGCCTGAGGTTTGGGCGGAAGCGTTTCTGAGCTGA
- a CDS encoding resolvase produces the protein MFPRPLDGSVTSAAVSAGLSGDIGAVLSQSDSLVGIDDVQKSLNRSRASVYRYTNTDPRNLNPPFNPRKLNPEYRSDQKDPLLFHPNEVARFAKDVLRIKEVTVEVLNSPSTATQQVLAAILEELRLIRSQLDGIPAAPSDLASRRDRQDRPAA, from the coding sequence ATGTTTCCTCGTCCGCTTGATGGTTCAGTAACTTCTGCGGCCGTTTCAGCTGGATTGAGTGGAGATATTGGGGCTGTCCTTTCTCAGTCGGATTCATTGGTGGGAATTGATGATGTGCAGAAGTCGCTGAACCGTTCACGAGCTTCTGTGTACCGCTATACAAATACTGATCCTCGTAATCTCAATCCTCCCTTTAATCCCAGAAAGCTCAATCCTGAATATCGAAGCGATCAAAAGGATCCGTTGCTGTTTCACCCCAACGAGGTTGCGCGCTTCGCCAAAGATGTGCTCAGGATTAAAGAGGTCACCGTTGAAGTGCTGAATTCACCGTCAACGGCAACCCAGCAGGTTCTCGCTGCAATTCTCGAGGAGCTGCGTCTCATCAGGTCTCAGTTGGATGGCATTCCTGCGGCTCCATCGGATCTGGCTTCCAGGCGTGACCGTCAGGACCGACCCGCTGCATAG
- a CDS encoding 2Fe-2S iron-sulfur cluster-binding protein: protein MPTIRFEQEGQQVGCIEGANLRKAALDAGINPYKGLNNLNNCGGVGQCGTCVVEVLEGSQNLSPRSDVEEVYLSDRPANYRLSCRTSVNGDVTIRTRPDDGVGKGSNSLLGAVKSLLGR, encoded by the coding sequence GTGCCCACCATCCGTTTTGAGCAGGAAGGCCAGCAGGTCGGTTGTATCGAGGGTGCCAATCTGCGCAAAGCGGCCCTTGATGCAGGGATCAATCCCTACAAGGGGCTCAATAATCTCAATAACTGCGGGGGTGTGGGCCAGTGCGGCACCTGTGTTGTCGAAGTGCTGGAGGGATCCCAGAACCTCTCACCCCGCAGCGATGTTGAAGAGGTTTATCTCTCCGACCGTCCGGCCAACTACCGCCTCAGCTGCCGTACGAGCGTCAATGGAGATGTCACGATCCGCACCCGCCCTGATGACGGAGTCGGTAAAGGCTCCAATAGCCTTCTTGGCGCTGTGAAGAGTCTTCTTGGTCGCTGA
- the lepB gene encoding signal peptidase I: MPNVQHDPSSSGPDSSAPSRSHPFWDFWGPVLFTLALYFGIRHFVAEARFIPSGSMLPGLQIQDRLLVEKLTYGGRSPQRGEIVVFNSPHAFDPALKSAASPSALRCALVSFPLVGLIPGLGHPACDAYIKRVVAVGGDRVVVNPRGEVSVNGKALNEPYVTKFCPLDDQGMSLCRTLNVTVPEGHVLALGDNRSNSWDGRYWPGGPFLPEDQIIGRAFWRFWPLNRLGSLGS, translated from the coding sequence TTGCCCAACGTGCAGCACGACCCATCGTCATCGGGTCCCGATTCCTCAGCACCCTCCCGTTCCCATCCCTTCTGGGATTTCTGGGGCCCTGTTCTGTTCACGCTGGCCCTTTATTTCGGCATCCGTCACTTCGTTGCTGAAGCACGCTTCATTCCTTCAGGGTCCATGCTCCCTGGCCTGCAGATTCAGGACCGGTTGTTGGTGGAAAAACTCACCTATGGCGGAAGGAGCCCCCAGCGCGGCGAGATCGTGGTGTTCAACTCGCCCCATGCGTTCGACCCTGCTCTCAAATCAGCCGCGTCCCCCTCTGCGTTGCGCTGTGCATTGGTGAGTTTTCCATTGGTCGGCCTGATCCCAGGACTAGGGCATCCCGCCTGTGACGCCTACATCAAACGTGTCGTCGCTGTTGGTGGGGATCGGGTTGTGGTCAATCCCCGTGGAGAGGTGTCTGTCAACGGCAAGGCGTTGAACGAGCCCTATGTCACCAAGTTCTGCCCCCTGGATGACCAGGGCATGAGTCTCTGCCGCACCCTCAACGTGACGGTTCCTGAGGGACATGTGCTGGCACTCGGGGATAACCGCAGTAACAGCTGGGATGGTCGTTACTGGCCAGGAGGTCCTTTCCTGCCGGAGGACCAGATCATCGGCCGAGCGTTCTGGCGTTTCTGGCCCCTCAATAGGCTCGGTTCGCTGGGGTCCTAA